CACGAATAGCTCTAACAGCCTCTAAGCTCGCTTGCTCTTGCGACAAACCTTCTGTTTTGCACCCCAAAGCCGATGCCAAATTAGCAAACTTTTCTACACGGTGAGGTCGGTTGAACTCACATACAATCGGTAACAAAATCGCATTACAAACACCATGTGGAAGGTTTTTGTGTGCACCTGCTGGGTGTGCCATAGCATGTACCATCCCCAAACCAGCACTGTTGAATGCCATACCTGCTAAGAACTGCCCTAGCGCCATCATTTCTCGAGCTTCGAAGTTTGAACCATCTTCCACCGTGTGTGGGAGGTATTTACTAATAACACGAACAGATTCTAATGCTGAATGGTCAGTTAAAGTATGCGCACCAACAGAAACATACGCTTCAATAGCATGAGTGAGAGCATCCATCCCTGTTGCAGCAGTAACGTCTGCTGGCAAACCTAGCATGATTGAAGGATCGTTAACTGAAGCATCTGGAATGATGTTGCTATCGATAATGACACATTTCACTTTATTTTCTTCATCTGTAATTACAGCGTTGCTAGTCACCTCAGCAGCAGTACCAGCAGTCGTATTGATTGCATAAAGAGGTACACCTGGGTTCTTCACATGACCAACACCAGTATAAAGTGTAATTGGTTTTGGGTTTGCTGTTAGAATCTTCACCGCTTTCGCTGTATCAATGGCGCTACCACCACCAAAACCGATAATGTAATCAGCACCTGAAGCCTGAAACGCTTCAAAAGCGCTATTTACAACACTAACTGTCGGATTTGGAACAGTATCCGTAAAACAACTAAAAACGAGTTGATTCTGGTCTAGCTCTTTAAGTAGTGGTTCTAACAAACCTAGCTTTTCTAAAGCTTGGTCAGCGATGATGAATCCATTTCCACTGTTTTTGTTCGCTAAAAGTGCCACGAACTCCTTGATTGCCTCTTCACCAGAAATATTGATTTTTGGAAGTGCTAAAGTAAAAGCCATATCATTTTCCCTAAACAATTATAATTAAAAACTTCAAAATCACGACTTTGAATCATGGACAGACAAAATACAGAACGTTCAAGTTTACAATTAACAACATTTATGTTCTTTACTCGCCGGCCATGATTCAGATTAGAATTTACAATGCGATATAAGAGAATAAACTTACTGATATCACTAACATAGTTGCCAAATAAACATGGCTTTCTGACATGTGTTTCATTAAGTGTGCTGCAACGGGTACACCAACAAATGAACCAACAAAGAATAAAATGGCGGTATGGATATCAGATTGCCCACCGCTTGCATACCCAACGGCAGCAATAGAAGATAAAAACAGGGCGAGAACAACCGAAGAGCCAATCGCCTTTTTAATATCTACATGAAGAATGCTATTCAGAACCGGCAGCAACAATACACCACCACCTACCCCAGTAGAGCCCATTACCGAGCCACAAAACATACCAGACACAATCGCCTTTTTGGGGTTAGGCTTAGCGTCAGTTGGAGCAGTTGAACCACTTTTATTGCTTCTATATTTAGAAAATACCGAAATTAATGACCCAACCATCACGACAGTCACCAACCAAGCAATCGTTGTTTGAGTTACGTCTGAATAAAAGGGGTGATCATTAAAATAAACAACGACTTGGGTAACCATTAAAGTAACCGGGACTGCACCTAAGAACAACAGGATGATCTTGTTCCAAGAGACATTTTTCGCCTTAATATGAAGAAATGAGGCATTAATCTTCACCATTGCAGAAATCATGCTGGCCGTTCCCACAGCAAGAACTGGGGACATCCCACAAAAGAGTTGTAACATTGGGATCAAGAGAACTCCGCCTCCAACACCTGTCAGCCCAAGGCAAAGCCCAAAGATACTTCCAAGTACTAATTTTAGTAGTACGCCATCTGACGCCCACACGCTCATTAACAACTCAAAAACACTCATCCTATCCCTCACCAAAGACCAAACAAAAACATTGTTTCAATAAATGTAATCTACCGTACCATCGTGTTTTTAATTTATGGCTTTGATCATATTTTGGATTATTTATTTCAAGTACAATAACTCTGTAAGTAAGGGAGTTAGAACAAATCAATGAAACCTATATCTCAGTATTCGTTACGCAGTAAGAGCAGTTTGCTAGACGTGAGTAAAAGAGAGGCTGTTTACATCAGCAATGCTGAGTCTTCAGGCTTCTATTACGTAGAGCAAGGATTCATCGGGTTGTACCAAGTTGCTGATACAGGCAAAGAGTCACTTCTCAGACTCTATGGGCCAGGATCTTTTTTTGGGTATCGTTCTCTGTTCACAGGCCAACGTTATCCGGCAACATCTCGGGCAATGGAGGCAAGCAAGATAAGGAAAATCGTCGTTAGGGATTTTGACTGTTTGCAACAATTATCCCCTGAATTGGCTAAGGACTTAGCTATTGAGGTTTGTCAAGAACTCGGCGATGCAGAAAAGCGCCTCGTTCAGTTCAGCGCCTTCAACGCAAAAAATAGGATCATTGACACAATTCATCATTTTTTTACCTACTATCCTCAATATCCTTGGACCTATCGAGAAATCAGTGAATACAGTGCAACTGATGTAACAACGGTCATTCGCTTTTGCAAATCACTCAAAGAGTCCGGTGTCTTGTGTAAGCAACATCGCAAACCCCACCCTTTAGACCTCAGCAGGCTTGACCGCTATCGAATTAAATCAAAGGAAAGTGCTTTGTGAAAAAACTGTACTCTAGAAACAGCAAAAGATGGAGAGATGAAGGCACAGCGCCGGACTATCGTTTTTCGCTCGCTAACGAGCGAACCTACCTCGCTTGGATTAGAACTTCACTTGCGCTGCTCGCTGGGGCAATTGCCTTAGACCAGTTAACACCTGATTTAGCCAACCCAACAATACGCTTGATCATCTCATGTTTTTTATGTCTCTGCTCCGGTTTAGTCGCTATCTATGCTTATCGTCGATGGTCTCTCAACGAGCAGGCGATGCGCCACAATAAGGAACTTCGATACACCTCAAACATGAAACTCATGAGCGCAATACTTTTGATTCTCACCATCACCATTGCCTTGGCTATCACTATATGAATCCGGTCAATGGACTCCAAAAGGAGCGAACGGCTCTTTCTTGGTTGAGAACACAACTTGTTCTGTTTGGCATTGGTATCGTATTGTTCCGATTCGCTCTTGCGCACCCGAGCCCTATCATCTGCGTTACAAGTATTTTCGCTATGCTTATAGCGTGTGCTTGTACGCTATGGCGCTCAGACCTCACCAAACTCCTCGTTTCAATAATAATATGTCTACTAGCATCAACTTACGTCTGGACAATGCTAGGTAAAGTTATTTCATAGGGTAACAAATGAACACAATAACCAACTGTCATGTCATGGCAAAACCATCAGGCTCAGTATGTAACATCGACTGTGAATACTGCTTTTATCTTGAGAAAGAAAAGCTTTATCCAGAAAGACAGAAAAACTGGAGAATGAACGAAGAAACCCTAGAAGTCTTCATTCAACAATACATAGACGCTCAGAGTGGCGACAACGTTCAATTCGCATGGCAAGGCGGAGAGCCGACCTTATTAGGCATCGATTTCTATAAAAAAGTCATCGAGCTTTGTGAAAAATATGGCAGCGACAAAACTATATCACATGCCTTTCAAACCAACGGTATCGTCATCAACGATGAATGGTGCGAACTATTCAAAAACAACAACTTCCTCATTGGTGTCTCTATCGATGGGCCTGAAGACCTTCATGACGCATATAGAACCAATACCAGCGGTCGAGGGACACATGATAAAGTAATCAAAGCGATCAAATTATTGAAGCAACACAACGTCGAGTTCAATACACTCACGGTCGTCAATGACAAGAACGTCAAACACCCCTTAAGAACCTATCAATATCTAAAGAGCATTGGTTCAAACTTTATCCAGTTTATCCCCCTTGTCGAAAGAGAAGCTTCAGATGTCAACAATGAAGATACCTGGTTAGTCACCCCAGACGAAAAACACGGAAAAGTCACCAAGTGGTCCGTCAAACCGGGCGAATACGGTGAATTTCTTAATGAGATATTCGACTATTGGGTAAAAAATGACGTTGGCCAAGTATTCGTTCAGCAGTTCGACGCGACCTTATCGACTTGGGTAGGACAACCAAGTCCAATCTGTGTTTTTGCACCACGATGTGGACATGCTTTTGCTGTTGAAGCCAATGGTGACCTTTACCAGTGTGACCACTATGTCTATCCGGAGTACAAGCTAGGTAACATCCACAGCACTGACATTACAACGATGAATAACAGTGAAGAAGCGATTGAGTTCGGTATGAACAAATCACAGCTACTCAATAGCAAATGCCAGTCTTGCCGTTATCGTTTTGCTTGTCATGGTGGTTGCCCTAAACATCGTTTCTTACCGGGCCCTAACGGAAAATTGGATCACAATTTCTTGTGTGAGGGTTACTATCGCTTTTTTGACCATAGTCAGCATGCTATGGCAATGATGGCGAAACTAATTAAAAATGGCCAGTCACCTGCACTCATTATGCACTACCAAACTGAGCAACAGGCGAATCAAAAGGTTAGCCGCAATGCTTTGTGTCCTTGTGGTAGCGGCAACAAATACAAACGCTGCTGTGCATAAATGAAAAAAGGTCCAAACACATCTTTGTCTTTGGACCTTTTACAGCATTATCGTTGTAATTATCGAAGCGAAGCGTATTTAATCTCTCTTGCTATGTTAATTTGCTGAGATGCCTGTTCGCGAAACTCTGTTTTACGTTTCTTTCTCGTTAACTCACGTAAGCAATTGATTTTTTGGATTCGCTTTCTCGTTTTTTCGTCGCCTTGCACGCTCATAAGAACTCCTTTGCACTTGCCATAGCTTAAGCCCCTACTCTTGTTAAGACTCAAACTATGGCGAATGCCGATGCTAATTTACACTGGGGGAAAATTAAGCTTCTATTATTTCTGGGCGAGTACCCTCAATTCTGTATATCTCGTCCAACAACAGTTGCTTGAGTTTTGCTTTCACATCATTAAGATCGGTGTTTGCAATCAAGTTTTCTAGCTGATTCGGGTCATCAGCAAGGTTATACAAAAACTCTTCTTGATAAACATCACTATCTTTTTCCAATAGACCACTCTGATCTGGCGCAGATACCGAGTAAGTCCACTGCTCAGTACGAATCGCACGACCTACTTGAGATTCACTGATTTGGATAAAGCTCACGTTCTCTTTTGAAGCTTGATCCAGGTACAGATCTTGCAGTGGTTGTCCTTGCATGTAATTTGGAACCTTGATGCCAGCAGCTTTAAGAAGCGTCGGCACGACATCAATAATACTCGCATGGTCATCAATAACCTGACCCGCTTTAGCACGTGGATCATAAATCACAAACGGAATACGGATAGAAGAGTCATGACACGAACGCTTATATTCACCATTTCGGGTCTTGAAGTGCGAACCGTGATCACTTAGATAAACAATAACAGTATTATCGTCTAGTCCCTTGTCCTTAACTGCTTGACGAATTTTACCTACGTTTTCATCCAAGTTATGACAACAACCCAAGTAATCTGGGTACTCTTCTGCCCAATCACCATTAACAAACGGTGCTAGATCACCAGGAACTTTGAAGTCACTCCATTTATCTTTCGAACCGTGAGGGCCTTCATAGGTTTTTCTGTCATTCTGATGATGAGGTTCAAGGTAAGATAAGAACAAGAAGAATGGCTTTTCTTCTTCGAAGTTCTTAATGTAGTCTGTCGTCAAATCAGTTAGGAAGTCTGCGCGATACACATCTTCATCCCAGCTGACTTTATTGCCATCAATATCAAACATATGGCCACCGTAGCCATGCGACGTTCCTTCCAAAATATCCGACGCTACCCAGAAGTCTTTATAGCCACCACGATACTGTTTTGGGATCGCCGTAAAGCAGTTGTCGATCGTCTCACCAGAACTTTCTGTTGGAGCTGCAACAACAAAACCTTCATGAGCAGTATTGTTTGATGCTAAGTGCCACTTGCCGACATAACCAACACTGTATCCTTCATCAGATAAGAAGTGTGCAACTGTTTTTTTGTCTTCAGGCAAAAGAATGTCATTTCTAAAACAGCCTGTCTCTGTAGGATACAGACCCGTCTGCATCGTAGAACGCGTTGGACCGCATACAGGGTTGACGGTAAATGCGTTTTCGAACATCACACCATCACGAGCGAGCTCGTCTAGGTTTGGAGTAACAGGCAACTCTTGACCGTAACAGCCTAAAGTGTCCCAACGCTGTTGGTCACTAAAAATAACAATAATGTTAGGCTTCTTCATAATTTCCTCTTGATACTTTCTGCGTTTCTTCTCTGGTCATCAGATAACTATGCAAGATAGAACATCTCTTGCAGCTCGGTGGACTTAGGGCTCATATCTGGATTCGTATCCATGATATCGTCCATGTACTTCCACCACTTCTGACATGCCTCAGATTTTGAAACGCCGTTCCATTTTTCGACAGATTCTAGCTCCACATACCCAAATAGGCAACCGGTTTCATCGTCTAGAAAAATAGAGTAATTTTTTGCACCTGCGGACTTAAGCTCCTGCACTAACTCAGGAAAAACATTGTCATGGCGCAATTTATATTCTTCAAATTGTCCTTGATTAACTTTTAGCTTAAACGCTTTTCTAATCACTTAACGCCTCCTTAAGCCAAGACTTTCTCATTGAGTTTTACGTTAAATGCAGACTCTAGCTCTTTAAACTCTTGAGGTTGAATCGTCTGACGTTTGCCGCCCATTGCGAGTACTTTCACTAAGATTTCCGCCGCTTTTTCCACTGTGTCCATCAAGCCAAACGCTAAGCTCATGTCTTCAGCTGAGCAGAACGTGCCATGGTGAGCCCAAATCGCAACATCATATTTTTTCATGAGTTCGCTGGTATGCTCAGCAATCGCTTTACCACCAGGAACCATCCAAGGAACAATACCAACACCATCAGGGAACACGACTGGACATTCGGTTGCCATCTCCCATAACTCGCGGGTAAATGTCTCGGCCTCAAGTGGCAAAACAAATGTCAGAGCAATAAGGTTCGTTGTGTGTGAATGCATCACAACACGATGCTGACCACCTGTTACATCAAACTTCACTGAGTGGTTCATTAGGTGAGCTGGTAATTCACTCGTAGGTTTTGCATTATTTTCAAGCCCCCACAATACTTTGTATTGACATCCATCTGGAGAAACTTGAATAACACCCGCGTTTTCTTCAATGCAAACTTCTACATTTCGAAAGTACTTGCCACTGCCTGTTACGATAAAGTACTGATCCGCTAGGTTTGGTACTGCAACACCAATATCGATCCAAGTGTCAGACTCAGAGAAAAATGCGCTTGCTTCTTTCACCTCAGCATCAGTCAGTCGGTAAGACAAGTTACCGCCATTACGTTCATGCCAACCTTTTAGCCATGCATCTTGAGCTGTTTTCTTGAATTCTTTTACGAATGCTAACTGTTCCATTACTGACCTCGCTTAAGCAAAACTTCTTCTTCATAAATCTCAACTGCTCTAAACCAATCTTCGTTCGCAGGAACATCATTGATTTCACAGAAGTAATTCCAAATATCACCGAGTGGATATGTTTTTAGCTCTTCCATCAGAACGAGACGCTGAGTAAAGTCACCTTCGTTTTGTAGCTGAGTCAGTTTTTCATTTGGCATTAGCATCGCTTCTAGTAATGCTTTTTGCATATTGCGTGTACCTAAAACCCAAGCAGCTACACGATTGATGCTCGCATCGAAGAAGTCTAAACCTAGGTAAACTTTGTCCAGGCTGTCAGTACGAACAAGCTCTTTAGCGATTTCCTTCACTTCATCATTGAACGTTACTACGTGATCGCTGTCCCAACGTACCGGGCGAGTTACGTGTAGAGCCAACTCGTCTTGGTAAAGCAACATTGATGAAATCTTGTCAGCAACAGACTCAGTTGGGTGATAGTGACCGTTATCAAGCAAACACAGTTTATTGTTAGCAATCGCGTAACCCATGTAGAACTCATGAGAACCTACTGTGTATGACTCTACACCAATACCGAATACTTTCGATTCAACAGAGTCCTTGTTGTACTTCTCATCAACTTCTACAGCGAAGATTTCGTCTAAAGACTCTTTAAGACGTTGACGAGGCTCGAAACGATTACTTGGTGTATCTTTGTAACCATCTGGAATCCAGATATTAGTTAAACATGTTTGATCTAACTCTTTGCCTAGGTATTCACCAATTTTTCGTGAAGCGATACAGTGTTTTACCCAAAAATCACGCACTTCCTTATTTGGGTGAGAAAGCGTCAAGCCATCACTAGCTTTAGGGTGAGAGAATAGGCTCGGGTTAAAATCTAAACCTAAGCTACGCTCTTTCGCCCATTCAACCCAGCCAGCAAAATGCTCTGGCTTTAATTCATCACGCTCTACCACTTCACCATGAGTTTCTGCGTAAAGTGCGTGAAGGTTAATTTTATGTGTACCAGGAATTAGGCTTAGTGCTTTATCTAAATCAGCACGCAACTCTTGAGCATTTGTTGCTTTACCTGGGTAACTACCTGTCGCAGAAATACCGCCTGACAGTTCATGGCGAGCTTCTTCAAAGCCCGTGACATCGTCACCCTGCCAACAGTGAATAGATACCTTTACACTCTTTAGTTTTTCTAAAACAGCATCAACATCAATTCCCCATTTTGCATATAGAGATTTGCTTAATTCATATCTATCTTTCAAAGTGTTTTCCATGATCATTCCTACTTATATACTATTCTTTACGTAGCTTTTCGCTGTTTCTAAACTATTAATCTCACCCATAGATAACATCTGAACCATGATATTACCCATACCTGTAGCCTCTACTGGACCAACTACAATTTCTTTTCCTGTTTCTTCTGCTATTAATTCATTTAGCAGCTCGTTTTTACTTCCACCACCAATAATATTAATCTTGCTGATTTTTTTGCCTGTAACCTCAACCATTTCATTGATAAATTCTGAATAACATTTAGCCAGACTGCGATAAACACAGATGCAAATCTCACCGATTTCAGTTGGATATTGCTGACCTGTCTCTTTGCAATAATCTACAATTTCTTCGATCATGTTTTCACTAACAAAAAATCGTTCATTATTTACGTCAATAACCGAAGTAAAGTCTCTCGACTCTCGCGCCATTTGAGCCAGTTCTGCGTATGAGAATCTGTAATCAAGGATTCTGGACACTTCTTGAATAATCCATAGGCCCATAATGTTTTTTAAGAAGCGGAATCGTTTGTCGTATCCACCTTCATTGGTAAAGTTGTTATTTCTCGACATATCTGAAACGATAGGCTTTTCTACTTCTTTACCTAATAGTGACCACGTACCGGAACTCAGAATTACCCCTTCCTCTTCGATGTCAAACACGCTAGCAATAAAAGCTGAACCAGTATCATGAGTCGCTGGTAACACCACCTCACAATCAAAACCAATCTTCTGTTTAATGCTGTCTTTGAGACGTCCAATACAGTGTCCTGGGAGTTGAGCCTGACCAAAGATATCGGACTTAACACCTGCAACTTCTAAAAGGTCCTTGTCCCATTGACCGCTATTGACATTGAACATCTGGGTTGTCGTTGCGTTTGAGTACTCATTAACTTTCTTACCAGTGAGTAGAAAGTTAAGGTAGTCAGGAATCATAAGAAAAGAATCAGCGCGTTCTTTATCTTCACGAGCCATTGAACTAAGTTGATATAAAGTATTAAAGCTCATAAACTGGATGCCAGTTTTATTGTAAATCTCTTTACAACCGACCTGTTCAACTATTGATTCCATTATTCCTTTAGTGCGTTCGTCACGATAGGAAACCGTATTACCAATAATATTATCTTGGTTATCCAGTAGAACATAATCAACACCCCAAGTATCAATACCAATGCTCTTGGGGATTTTGTTTAGCTTCGTACACTCTTCAAGACCTAAAAGAATATGTGAAAAAAGTGATTCAAAATCCCAGCAAAGCTGACCATCTTTTTCTGATAACTTATTAGAAAATCTGTAAATCTCTTCGAGAATGATTTTACCGTTATTCAGGTAACCTAATAAATGCCTACCACTAGAGGCACCTATGTCAACGGCTAGAAAATAATTCATAACAACCTCCGATTTGATAATTAAATAATACCGAAAGTCCAATTTTCTAAAATGCCCTAATCTGCCCTAAAGAGTGTCATTTTTTGCAATTGGACAACGCTTTTCATGGAACCACTTCTAGACAACTGTCTCGACTAAAAGCCATGTAGAAATAAGCGAGGAGGTACCAAAACAGGTACTAGAAGCAACACTCTTTTTGACTCTAGGGAATATTGATTTTAGGGGGGGGATGATTCTAGGAGAATGGGTTGTTTAAAAATGGCCTAGTGATGACCGTGGACATGGATAGGCACAAGTTATGACTGAACATTCCTACATCGTAAGAGCGTAAAATTTACAAAATCGTAGTTGGTAATGTGATAGTCGACGTTATATCAATTGGTCATCATCCATAAGAAGGGAGCGCTTTCGAGTAAAAAACGCCCCCCTTTTTTGTCACCTTGAACACAACTTTGTAGCGCAATAAGTCCAACTAGAAAAATAGGGAACATATCTGCGAAAAGAAAGTCACTTTGTGAAGTGCTCCCCTCTACCGATACAGCTTACTTCAGCCATTCAATCTGGTACTTCTGTACGGAAAACGAAGGAATTGTATTCGTAATCTTAATCATACTACCTTCAACACCTTCATCAACAACACTTGAGGTCTTCCACTCACTCCACTTAAGTTCATTCACACCATCATATTTATCTTTGACACTATTAAAGAACTTACGGCCTTCTTCATTCAGCGCGTCATTCACAGGTGCTAGAGTGTGCACGTCATCATTTCTCCATCCTCCCTCACTAGAAGATTGTTGAGATTTCGGAAACTCTGCAAAAAACATCTGCTCTCGGTTATTAGACCGATCGAACTGAGCAACGCGGTATCGATATTTTGTATTTTTAGGTTGATCCACTTTTAGCTCAACTGCGATATTTTCATCATCCTGATAGCTAAAGTCATCTTTGTTAAAGCTAAACATCAAAAGGTCAAAACCAGAATCATCGGCCTTGCGGGTAAAAATACCATCAATGAGGTTACCTTCTGTCTTAGGCTCTCCCTCTACATTGCTTTGGTATAACTCGTTTCCTACCATATCAAAAAGAGCTGACTGAGTGAGTGCTTCTGAGTTATAGGTACCATCTCGCTTTACATTACCCCACTGGAATAAGCGACCGACATTTTTTTCTAACATCATTTTTGAGAACAGAGCAAAAAACGCAGAACCGTGGGAGGATTCAACACTTGAAAATCCTGCACGCTTCATTTTCACAATATATTTGAACTCATGAATTTCAAAACTGGCATCTGAGTTGTAATCTTCATGCTCTAGAATTGGTGCCATGTGATTTTGATAGACCGCATCCATATCCATCTCTTCTGGGTGTGTGACCATCGGATAGTAAGAGATCGCTAAAAAATCATAAGGCACATTGTTCTCTTTGGCCCAACTGACAAAATGAGTGGCGTACGCATCTTCTTTTTCACCGGTATAATCAACATACTGGCTAACAAAAGCGGCTTCCCTAAAGTGAACGCCAATCGCAGCTTCAGGTAACACAGCATGAACTGCCTCTACTGTATTTTCATAGTGATCGAAGAACTCTTGACGAGTTGCAGACCAGTGCTGTGGTCGAGTATCAATCTCTGATCCGACTCTAAATCGCCATGATTCTACTGTTTCTTTGCCATATTTATCGACAAGGTGACCAATAAATGACTGAATGTAGGTATTCCAAGCTTTAGGGTCTTGAGGCGGTAGGCCGTTACCATAGACTCCGACACGGTCTTTCGCTAAGTAATGAACACCATCCGGCTCTTCTACAAAGTTATAGCCCTCTTGGAAAGCCCAAGGAGGATTATCTAAAACAATTTGGAATATATCCCAATCATTTTCAATCCAGTGGTCGATACGACGAGTCGCTGCCTCAAAATTATAGGTAAACTTTTCGCCATCCCATAAA
This genomic interval from Vibrio agarivorans contains the following:
- a CDS encoding GH39 family glycosyl hydrolase produces the protein MKSNRLFRSCFAAMIVSLSAGSYADNIKVISSDYTDSGNHIGEVYDFFDVSVRTERGNPVEKPARFGRNAKVNTVRMLGGWYNQDLSGDTYLWDGEKFTYNFEAATRRIDHWIENDWDIFQIVLDNPPWAFQEGYNFVEEPDGVHYLAKDRVGVYGNGLPPQDPKAWNTYIQSFIGHLVDKYGKETVESWRFRVGSEIDTRPQHWSATRQEFFDHYENTVEAVHAVLPEAAIGVHFREAAFVSQYVDYTGEKEDAYATHFVSWAKENNVPYDFLAISYYPMVTHPEEMDMDAVYQNHMAPILEHEDYNSDASFEIHEFKYIVKMKRAGFSSVESSHGSAFFALFSKMMLEKNVGRLFQWGNVKRDGTYNSEALTQSALFDMVGNELYQSNVEGEPKTEGNLIDGIFTRKADDSGFDLLMFSFNKDDFSYQDDENIAVELKVDQPKNTKYRYRVAQFDRSNNREQMFFAEFPKSQQSSSEGGWRNDDVHTLAPVNDALNEEGRKFFNSVKDKYDGVNELKWSEWKTSSVVDEGVEGSMIKITNTIPSFSVQKYQIEWLK